CCTGGGCGTAGCTGATGATCATGGTGAAATAGAAAGCCTGCTCTAAATCGGCAATTATTTCGTCGGTGCTGCCATCTAAGCTGATAGGCTCTTTGGCATACAGGCCGGCGGCTTTTACGCGCAACGCTTTATATTTCGACATATCGCGCATGGATACCGCACTGTCAATAGTAGGAATAGGTGCCTGCAAATCCATGGCCACCTGCGACGTCCATTTACCTGTACCTTTGGCACGGGCCTCGTCTTTAATATCGTCTAATAATAAATGATCGGTTCCGGGAGCTTTAAACGCAAAGATATCTTTGGTGATATCCAACAGGAAAGACTGTAAGCGCCCTTCGTTCCACTGAGCAAATACCTTTTGCATGGCATCGTTGTCAAGCTTAAGGCCCTTTTTCATTACTTCGTAGGTTTCGGCAAGTAACTGCATCATTCCATACTCAATGCCGTTATGCACCATCTTAACAAAGTGACCAGAAGCGCCGGGACCAATGTAGGTTACGCATGGTGCGCCATCAACCTTAGCGGCAATGGCTTCAAATATAGGTTTCATTACCGCGTAGGCATCTTTATCGCCACCCGGCATCATGCTTGGGCCGCGGCGGGCACCTTCTTCGCCGCCAGATACACCCATGCCAAAAAAGTGCAGGCCAATAGCCTCCAGTTGCTCAACACGGCGGTTTGTATCGGTAAAGTGCGAGTTACCGCCATCAATTAAAATATCGCCTTTCTCCAATAGCGGAGTAAGTTCCTCAATTACGGCGTCTACAATTTTACCGGCTGGTACCAGCATCATAATGGCACGTGGTGTGGTAAGGCTTTGAATAAATTCCTTTACATCGCCAAAGCCTTTAGCGGCCCTATCGCCGGCCTCATCATTTAATGATGATACCTTTGCGGCGTCCTTATCATGCCCGGCTACTGCAAAGCCATGATCGGCCATGTTAAGTAGTAAGCTGCGGCCCATAACGCCTAAGCCTATCATGCCAAAAGCATATTTATCTGTTGTTGCGCTCATGTTATTTGAGGTTTTCTTTTTTAAGGTCTTCTAATATTTTTTTGGTGGTCTCGAAACTTGTATGCTGAAACGAGCGGATGCCCAATTTTTGGGCTGTGGTAACAAACATCATCCTGTCGTCAAAGTACACACATTGTTGCGGCGATGCCTGGGCAATACCCATGGCCAGTTGCCAGATGCCCGGATCGGGCTTGCGCATTTTTACCTCGCACGATGATACAAACGCATCGAATGCATCATGCAGTTTAAACTTACGCACTCGGTAATCATTTAACTCTTTACCCTCGTTATTAAGGGATATAATACGGAAACCGCAATCTTTTTTCCACTCTTTAAGCCAGGCCAGCATACCCGGCAGCTCATAGGAGGTAGAATAAATAAAATCCTTAAAATCTTCCCTTACAAAATCGCGGGGATGGTTAAATATTACCGTATCCAGGTACTCATCTAAAGTGATGCTGCCAATTTCATATACATTGAAAATGAAATTGTGCAGGGCGTTTACTTCGGCATAATCAAGGTTAAACCTTTTGGCTGCTTCCTCGCGCGCCTCGTGCCCCCACCCGTTCGACAATAAAATACCTCCTACGTCGAAAAAAAGGATCTTTACGTTTGCGGTTTCCATAAAGCCGTTTAGGCTACTTTACTTTTTTGATCTTCGATAGCCTTCAACAGTTTCTCGAATGGTTTATTGAATTTTTCGATGCCTTCGTCTTCCAATTGCTGGGTGATGGCGTCAAGATCGATACCTAAATCTTTCAATTTGGTCAAAGTGGCGGTTGCCTCATCTAAACCAGCTTCAAGCGTGTTTGCAGCAATACCATGATCACGGAAAGCTTCAACAGTTTCTAATGGAACGGTATCCACAGTATCCGGGCCAATTAAAGCCTCAACGTATTTGGTATCTTTAAAAGCAGGGTTTTTGCTGCCTGTGCTTGCCCAAAGTAAACGCTGTGGCTGTGCGCCTTGTGCGGCCAGTTTTTGCCATCTTTCGGTGCTGAACACCCTTTTGTAAATTTCGTATGCTTTTTTAGCCGATGCGATAGCAACTTCACCTTGCAGGTCTTTAGCGCCTTTTGCTTCCAACAGCGGATCAACAATAACATCAATGCGGCTTAAAAAGAAGCTGGCAACTGACGATATATGTGCAATTTTATGGCCTGCAGCTAAGTGCTCCTCTAAACCGGCAATATAAGCTTCGGTTACTTCTTCATAGCGCTGCAAACCAAAAAGCAGGGTAACGTTAATGTTGATGCCTTTTGCAATGGATTGCTGGATAGCAGCCAAACCCGGTTTAGTGCCAGGGATTTTGATCATTACGTTTTCACGGTCAACTTTTCTCCAAAGTTCTTCGGCTTGTTTGGCGGTGCCTTCGGTATCTAAAGCCAAAAACGGAGAAACTTCCAGGCTAACATATCCGTCAACTTTGTTTGATTCATCATACACCCCTTTAAACAGGGCGGTAGCTTGCTGAATATCGCTTATGGCCAAACCAAAAAATAGTTCTTCGTTATCATCGGTAGTTGCCGAAAGCTCCCTGATATCATTGTCATAATCAGAACTGCCGGTTATCGCTTTTTCAAAAATAGCCGGGTTTGAAGTTACGCCTCTTACGCCATCTTCGTCAATTAGTTTTTGCAGTTTTCCGGATGCGATGATTTCGCGATCGATGAAATCAAGCCAGATACTCTGTCCGAAATCATGTATCTGTTTTACATTGTTGGTTGCCATATTGGTCGGTTTTTAATATTATATTTTTTATTGGATTGAATTTCAGATTTGCGAATGCCTATGAACTTAATAGATATTTCCTGCAAATGTATTCGTTTGATCCGTTTTGTAAAGTTCTTTGTTAATATTCTATTTATTGTAAGCTAAATATCATCATTCGGTTACACCAGCGTAACAATGTTAATTATTCGATGCTACCAAAATTTCCAGGTTGTACCCCATAAATAATCCGCTCTCGATAACGCCGGTAATCCCTTTTATATCCTTTTCGAGGCTTAACGGTACTTCATCAAAGCGGCAATCCAAAACCATGTTATTGTTTTCGGATATAATTGGACCATCCTTGCCTTTGGCCGGCCTGATCACTATGCTGTTGGCTCCCAGTTTTTCCAGTTCCGCTTCCACATGCAGCAAAGCCTGCGGAAATACCTCTATAGGGATAGGGAAGTTGGTACCAATCTTATCCACTATTTTGGAGTCATCTACAATAATATAGTTAACGGCGCTGGATGCTATCAGCAGTTTCTCCTTAAACATCGCTCCTCCACGTCCTTTAATCAGGCTGTTGTTTGGGTCAACCTCGTCGGCACCATCAAACAGCCAGTCGGGCTTGTGTTCAAACAAAGTAGTAAGCGGGATACCCAATTTGGTACAAAACATCGAGATCTCCAGCGATGTAGGGATAGCTAAAACGTTTAACTTCTCGGCCTTGATCCTATCCGCAATAGCCAACAAAGCCATGTACACCGTAGAACCCGAACCAACGCCCAGTACATCGCCATCCTTTACCTTAGCGGCAATTTGTTGCGCTACCTTTTGCTTGCCCGCGGCATTAATGATCTCTGACGACCACGCAAGGTTTTTAATTAAACTACTATCCCAATTCATTTTTGAGTATCAAGTATTTAGTATCAAGTATCAAGACCGCTTCAGGTAGAAACGACAGTTAGTATCAAGCGGCAAAAAAAATCTTGATACTTGATACTAACTACTTGCTACTATAACAAAGCTTTCGCTCTCTTAATCACGTTATCAACTGTAAAACCAAAATGCTTGTACAGGTCATCGGCCGGGGCCGATTCGCCAAAGGTGGTCATGCCCAGCATATCGCCTTCGTCGGTGGTATATTTGTGCCAGCCCATTGGCGATGCCATTTCAACAGCCAAACGTTTGCGGTATGCTTTAGGAAATACCAACTCTTTGTAGGCTGCATCCTGTTTTTCAAATAATTCCCATGATGGCATACTTACCACGCGGGTTGATATACCTTCTGCTTCCAGTTTTACCTGCGCATCCATAATCAAGGCAACTTCCGATCCTGTTGCAATTAATATCAGGTCGGGATTTTTGCTGGCTTCAGATAGGATGTAAGCACCTTTTTCCAGGTTTTCTGCCTTACCGTATTTATCCTGATCGAGGATAGGTAAGCCCTGGCGGGTAAATACCAATATAGTAGGGCCATCTTTTTTCTGGATAGCCACACGCCACGCATGCGCACTTTCGTTGGCATCGGCCGGGCGGATGGTGGTTACGTTGGGAATAGAGCGCAGGGAGGCCAATTGCTCAACCGGCTGGTGGGTTGTGCCATCCTCGCCTAAACCTATACTATCGTGGGTGTAAACAAATATCGGGCTCACTTTCATAATGGCAGCCAAACGGATTGGCGGGCGCATATATTCAGAGAACATCAAAAAGGTTGCGCCAAAAGGCAGTACACCTTTGGTTAAAGCCATACCATTTAATGCCGAGCCCATGGCATGCTCGCGGATACCAAAGTGGAAGTTTCGGCCGCTCCTGTTTTCGGATGTGAACGAGTCAAAACCCTTCAGGTTGGTTTCTGTTGATGGGGCCAAATCTGCCGCGCCGCCAATTAGGTTAGGCAAGCTTGCCGCAATGGCGTTTAATACTTTACCAGATGCCTGGCGGGTAGCCATTTTAGGATCAGATCCTTTAAATACCGGCAATTTATCAAGCCAGCCTTCGGGCAGGTCGCCTTTAAACGCGGTTTCATATTCGGCGGCTAATTCAGGATATTCTTTTTTATAATCAGCAAATAGCTTGTTCCATTTTTCTTCGGATGCACCACCGCGCGCTCCTTTATCATGGTAATATTTTAACACATCATCAGGCACGTTGAATGATTTATCCGGATCGAAGCCAAAAAACTCTTTAACCAGTTTAATTTCATCGGCACCAAGCGGCGCACCGTGCGAACCTGCAGTACCCGATTTATTAGGGCTGCCATAAGCGATTAATGAACGCACACGGATCAAGGATGGTTTTTGCGCTTCGGCCTTGGCATTAACTAAAGCAAGCTCTAAAGCGTGGGTATCGTTAACGTCCGGCAAATCCTGTACATGCCAGCCGTATGAACGGAAACGCGCGCTCACATCTTCGTTAAAAGTAATATCAGTAGCACCCTCTATCGAAATGTGGTTATCATCATATAAATAAATAATGTTGCCTAACTCCAGGTGGCCGGCTAATGAAGCGGCCTCAGAGGTTACGCCTTCCATCATATCGCCATCACTCACAATAGCGTAAACGTGGTAGTTAAAAAGATCATAACCGGGTTTATTGTAGCGTGCTGCCAGGTGTTTTTGCGCAATGGCAAAGCCAACACCATTTGCAAAGCCCTGTCCCAGCGGACCGGTAGTAACATCAATACCAGGGGCCAAACCATACTCCGGGTGACCGGCAGTTTTGCTGTTTAGCTGGCGAAAGTTTTTGATATCATCTAAACTTAAATCATATCCGGTTAAGTACAAAAAGCTGTACTGCAACATACAAGCATGACCGCATGAAAGTATAAACCTGTCGCGGTTTGCCCAATCCGGGTTTTTAGGGTTGTAGTTTAAAAATTGCGACCATAAAACGTGGCCCATAGGTGCAAGTGCCATGGCTGTGCCGGGGTGGCCCGAATTTGCTTTTTGCACTGCATCTGCCGATAAGATCCGTACGGTATCTATTGCTAATTTTTCTATGTCCTGTGTGTTTTCCATTATCTTTTTGGGTATTGTATGTTATGTCGTTGGGGTTGCTATAGCGCGTTTGGTTTTACTGTCGTCGTCATTTAACCATAACCGCGCACCGCCTTTAATGCCATCGGCATTGGTTACAATTTTCATGTTTTTATCCAGTTTAAACGTTAACTCGTCAGAGTTGCCGCCTCCTATATATAAAGTATCGTAATTGAATACGGTTTTTAAAATCTCAAAAACCTTTTGTATGCGCTTGTTCCATTTCTCTTTACCCTCTTTCTCAAAGGCCCTTTCGCCAATATACTGATCGTAGGTTTTACCTTCTTTTATAGGCAGGTGCGCCAGTTCAAAATGGGGTAGCAAATGGCCATCCATAAGTAATGCGGTACCAAAACCGGTGCCAAGGGTAATTACCATTTCCAGCCCCTTGCCTTTTACTACGCCCAAACCCTGCATGTCGGCATCATTTACTACCTGTGTAGGTTTGCCTAATACATCGGTTAGTTTTTT
The genomic region above belongs to Mucilaginibacter sp. KACC 22773 and contains:
- the gndA gene encoding NADP-dependent phosphogluconate dehydrogenase; this translates as MSATTDKYAFGMIGLGVMGRSLLLNMADHGFAVAGHDKDAAKVSSLNDEAGDRAAKGFGDVKEFIQSLTTPRAIMMLVPAGKIVDAVIEELTPLLEKGDILIDGGNSHFTDTNRRVEQLEAIGLHFFGMGVSGGEEGARRGPSMMPGGDKDAYAVMKPIFEAIAAKVDGAPCVTYIGPGASGHFVKMVHNGIEYGMMQLLAETYEVMKKGLKLDNDAMQKVFAQWNEGRLQSFLLDITKDIFAFKAPGTDHLLLDDIKDEARAKGTGKWTSQVAMDLQAPIPTIDSAVSMRDMSKYKALRVKAAGLYAKEPISLDGSTDEIIADLEQAFYFTMIISYAQGMHLLSNASAEYKYDLHLGEIAKIWRGGCIIRSKFLNDIFEAYEKDAKLEHLLLDSNVQSLVEGALPGIRKLLSKTIAAGIATPAYTASLSYFDAFRSERMPSNLTQAQRDYFGAHTYELIGKEGTFHTQWTKAED
- a CDS encoding HAD family hydrolase, translated to METANVKILFFDVGGILLSNGWGHEAREEAAKRFNLDYAEVNALHNFIFNVYEIGSITLDEYLDTVIFNHPRDFVREDFKDFIYSTSYELPGMLAWLKEWKKDCGFRIISLNNEGKELNDYRVRKFKLHDAFDAFVSSCEVKMRKPDPGIWQLAMGIAQASPQQCVYFDDRMMFVTTAQKLGIRSFQHTSFETTKKILEDLKKENLK
- the tal gene encoding transaldolase is translated as MATNNVKQIHDFGQSIWLDFIDREIIASGKLQKLIDEDGVRGVTSNPAIFEKAITGSSDYDNDIRELSATTDDNEELFFGLAISDIQQATALFKGVYDESNKVDGYVSLEVSPFLALDTEGTAKQAEELWRKVDRENVMIKIPGTKPGLAAIQQSIAKGININVTLLFGLQRYEEVTEAYIAGLEEHLAAGHKIAHISSVASFFLSRIDVIVDPLLEAKGAKDLQGEVAIASAKKAYEIYKRVFSTERWQKLAAQGAQPQRLLWASTGSKNPAFKDTKYVEALIGPDTVDTVPLETVEAFRDHGIAANTLEAGLDEATATLTKLKDLGIDLDAITQQLEDEGIEKFNKPFEKLLKAIEDQKSKVA
- the rpiA gene encoding ribose 5-phosphate isomerase A, whose protein sequence is MNWDSSLIKNLAWSSEIINAAGKQKVAQQIAAKVKDGDVLGVGSGSTVYMALLAIADRIKAEKLNVLAIPTSLEISMFCTKLGIPLTTLFEHKPDWLFDGADEVDPNNSLIKGRGGAMFKEKLLIASSAVNYIIVDDSKIVDKIGTNFPIPIEVFPQALLHVEAELEKLGANSIVIRPAKGKDGPIISENNNMVLDCRFDEVPLSLEKDIKGITGVIESGLFMGYNLEILVASNN
- the tkt gene encoding transketolase, whose product is MENTQDIEKLAIDTVRILSADAVQKANSGHPGTAMALAPMGHVLWSQFLNYNPKNPDWANRDRFILSCGHACMLQYSFLYLTGYDLSLDDIKNFRQLNSKTAGHPEYGLAPGIDVTTGPLGQGFANGVGFAIAQKHLAARYNKPGYDLFNYHVYAIVSDGDMMEGVTSEAASLAGHLELGNIIYLYDDNHISIEGATDITFNEDVSARFRSYGWHVQDLPDVNDTHALELALVNAKAEAQKPSLIRVRSLIAYGSPNKSGTAGSHGAPLGADEIKLVKEFFGFDPDKSFNVPDDVLKYYHDKGARGGASEEKWNKLFADYKKEYPELAAEYETAFKGDLPEGWLDKLPVFKGSDPKMATRQASGKVLNAIAASLPNLIGGAADLAPSTETNLKGFDSFTSENRSGRNFHFGIREHAMGSALNGMALTKGVLPFGATFLMFSEYMRPPIRLAAIMKVSPIFVYTHDSIGLGEDGTTHQPVEQLASLRSIPNVTTIRPADANESAHAWRVAIQKKDGPTILVFTRQGLPILDQDKYGKAENLEKGAYILSEASKNPDLILIATGSEVALIMDAQVKLEAEGISTRVVSMPSWELFEKQDAAYKELVFPKAYRKRLAVEMASPMGWHKYTTDEGDMLGMTTFGESAPADDLYKHFGFTVDNVIKRAKALL
- a CDS encoding ROK family protein; this translates as MKNTPSQLKILSIDIGGSHIKATILNIKGELKMEYDKVATPAPASPENVIKAIQTLVKKFPGYDRISVGFPGYVKNGVIKTAPNLSTKLWADFDLAKKLTDVLGKPTQVVNDADMQGLGVVKGKGLEMVITLGTGFGTALLMDGHLLPHFELAHLPIKEGKTYDQYIGERAFEKEGKEKWNKRIQKVFEILKTVFNYDTLYIGGGNSDELTFKLDKNMKIVTNADGIKGGARLWLNDDDSKTKRAIATPTT